From a single Planococcus shenhongbingii genomic region:
- a CDS encoding M20 family metallopeptidase, whose product MLTAELMNKLKEKEQRIIEIRRHLHEHPELSFEEEKTSAYIENFYKELPVDTVDTNVGGHRGIVVTINGTKPGKTIAIRADFDALPIQEETELPFASKNEGVMHACGHDGHTAYMLVLAETLAEMKEQLAGTVKIIHQPAEEMPPGGAIGMVKAGVLEGVDAVFGIHVMSTMDTGQIFYRSGNTQTGRARFKLLVQGKGGHGSSPHMANDAIVAASSFVMNCQTIVSRRINPFDTAVVTIGSFDGKGQFNIIKDAVALEGDVRTMSKESRELVEAEVRHFAKGLEESFGVETTLEYVNDYPVLYNDPEMTERVRQALIQAAIPEVDAVKEVAPQPPSEDFAYYLQEKPGCFFYVGAKPEGKDWYPHHHPKFEIDEKSLLISAKAMAAVVASFCGTSES is encoded by the coding sequence ATGTTAACTGCAGAATTGATGAATAAATTAAAAGAAAAAGAACAGCGGATCATTGAGATACGCCGGCATCTCCACGAGCATCCGGAACTTTCATTCGAAGAGGAAAAGACATCCGCTTATATCGAAAATTTCTATAAAGAGCTGCCGGTGGATACGGTCGATACTAATGTAGGAGGACACCGGGGGATTGTCGTGACGATCAACGGCACAAAGCCCGGAAAGACCATCGCAATCCGTGCCGATTTTGATGCTTTGCCGATCCAGGAAGAAACAGAGCTGCCGTTCGCTTCCAAAAACGAAGGGGTCATGCACGCATGCGGCCATGATGGACACACCGCCTATATGCTGGTTTTGGCTGAAACTTTGGCAGAAATGAAAGAGCAATTGGCCGGGACGGTTAAAATCATTCACCAGCCGGCTGAGGAAATGCCGCCGGGCGGAGCGATTGGTATGGTCAAAGCGGGCGTTCTCGAAGGAGTGGATGCCGTCTTCGGAATTCACGTCATGTCAACGATGGATACCGGCCAGATCTTTTACAGAAGCGGCAATACCCAAACCGGTAGAGCCCGCTTCAAGCTGCTTGTCCAAGGAAAAGGAGGCCATGGCTCTTCTCCGCATATGGCGAATGACGCCATAGTTGCCGCAAGTTCGTTTGTGATGAATTGCCAGACCATTGTCAGCCGTCGGATCAATCCTTTCGATACCGCGGTTGTCACGATCGGCTCATTCGATGGGAAAGGGCAATTTAACATTATTAAAGACGCCGTAGCTCTAGAAGGAGACGTACGGACGATGTCGAAGGAATCCCGTGAACTGGTGGAAGCGGAAGTACGCCATTTTGCCAAAGGACTGGAAGAGTCTTTCGGTGTTGAAACAACGCTTGAATACGTAAATGATTATCCTGTACTTTATAACGATCCGGAAATGACGGAACGCGTCCGCCAAGCGCTGATCCAAGCGGCGATTCCAGAAGTGGATGCCGTCAAGGAAGTTGCGCCTCAGCCGCCGTCCGAGGATTTCGCATATTACCTGCAGGAAAAGCCAGGCTGCTTTTTCTACGTGGGCGCCAAACCTGAAGGCAAAGACTGGTATCCGCATCATCATCCGAAATTCGAGATTGACGAGAAGAGCCTGCTGATCAGTGCGAAAGCTATGGCAGCTGTTGTTGCTTCTTTCTGCGGGACAAGTGAATCCTGA
- a CDS encoding AMP-binding protein, translated as MDIIGNRTLKDVLREQTERYPDKTILLFEDLEHEISEMTYREFSESVNRLSNAFLRLGVSKGKHVTLHLPNCLEFMTSWFALANIGAIMVPTNILSTRDEMEYILNHSESVLLITEEDYLDKFTETAEQLPHLEEIVLARTKSSQFAKKDMAKLMESSEASAPDISIDTEDVAAMLYTSGTTSKPKGVQVTHANYLYTGEVMSKSIRLTPDDRQLIVLPLFHGNAQYYSTMSALVVGGSIAITEKFSASRYFVQAEKLGATVGSLFAAPIRMIMAQKYKHSFREHSLRVIWFAQSVTEEQLNEFEEKYNVPLLQMYGMTETVGVPLMNPLDGVRKNMSIGRPTIGYEVKIIDAEGNETKQGEPGQIIVKGIPGRTLMKAYFKNPVATAETLKDGWLHTGDNGMVGEDGYFYFVDRIKDMFKRAGENVAANEVESVIADYPGVYEVAVVSIPDEIRDEAIKAFVILQEHAEVAEEELIEHCRTRLAKFKVPDMIEFVEDFPRTSVGKIQKHILRKMDSQISSQQS; from the coding sequence ATGGATATTATCGGCAATAGAACCTTGAAAGATGTATTGAGGGAACAGACGGAACGTTATCCCGACAAAACCATTTTGCTTTTTGAGGATTTAGAGCACGAAATTTCAGAAATGACTTATCGGGAATTTTCAGAATCTGTCAATCGTTTAAGTAATGCGTTTCTCCGGTTAGGGGTTTCCAAAGGAAAGCATGTAACTTTGCATCTCCCTAATTGCCTGGAATTTATGACTTCGTGGTTTGCGCTGGCAAATATAGGAGCCATTATGGTTCCGACAAATATTTTGTCTACAAGGGATGAAATGGAATATATACTGAATCATTCAGAGTCTGTCCTGCTTATTACAGAAGAAGATTATTTGGACAAGTTTACAGAAACTGCTGAACAATTGCCGCATTTGGAAGAAATCGTGCTGGCACGGACCAAAAGCAGCCAATTTGCCAAAAAAGATATGGCGAAGTTGATGGAAAGCTCGGAAGCAAGCGCTCCTGATATTTCAATCGATACCGAGGATGTTGCGGCTATGCTCTATACGTCAGGCACTACGTCAAAGCCAAAAGGCGTCCAAGTGACCCATGCAAATTATCTCTATACCGGCGAAGTGATGTCGAAATCCATTCGGCTGACGCCTGATGACAGGCAATTGATCGTGCTGCCGTTATTCCATGGAAATGCCCAATATTATTCCACTATGTCAGCTTTGGTTGTTGGGGGAAGCATCGCGATCACAGAAAAATTCAGCGCTTCCCGCTATTTTGTACAGGCTGAAAAGTTAGGGGCTACAGTCGGTTCTTTATTTGCAGCACCGATTCGCATGATTATGGCGCAGAAATACAAACATTCTTTCCGAGAGCATTCGTTGCGCGTCATCTGGTTTGCCCAATCTGTAACAGAAGAACAATTAAACGAGTTTGAAGAAAAATATAATGTCCCCTTGCTGCAAATGTATGGAATGACTGAAACTGTCGGAGTTCCTTTGATGAATCCGTTAGACGGCGTCCGCAAAAACATGAGCATCGGAAGGCCGACAATAGGATACGAAGTAAAAATTATTGACGCCGAAGGAAATGAAACAAAGCAAGGAGAACCAGGCCAGATTATTGTTAAAGGAATACCTGGAAGAACTTTGATGAAAGCGTATTTCAAGAATCCGGTTGCCACCGCGGAAACATTGAAGGATGGCTGGCTGCATACCGGAGACAATGGAATGGTCGGGGAAGATGGATATTTTTATTTTGTGGACCGCATCAAAGACATGTTCAAGCGGGCAGGAGAGAATGTGGCAGCAAATGAAGTTGAAAGCGTCATAGCGGATTATCCAGGAGTATACGAAGTGGCGGTTGTCAGCATCCCTGATGAGATAAGAGATGAAGCGATCAAAGCATTCGTCATTCTCCAGGAACACGCTGAAGTTGCAGAAGAAGAACTCATTGAACATTGCAGAACGCGGCTGGCGAAGTTCAAAGTTCCGGACATGATTGAATTTGTAGAAGATTTCCCAAGAACTTCAGTTGGGAAAATCCAAAAGCATATATTGCGGAAAATGGATTCTCAAATATCCAGTCAGCAATCCTGA
- a CDS encoding TetR/AcrR family transcriptional regulator, which yields MSSPTSRQIKSQQTKKKILETALKLFSAKGFNDVTVDEIVEASKTSKGAFYVHFKSKYEIFIEKFREIDEFYANFISSMPGDLTASEKILLLAKSQMTYFRDDLGKDLMRTVYVSALIPNQPKSLSDTDRLLFKIIHSLVEEGQASGEFSADIPTNEITMLITRCMRGTLYDWLIFGEDFDLVEEAQKFIKTLLLENIAAKTKSL from the coding sequence ATGTCATCGCCTACATCCAGACAGATAAAATCTCAGCAAACAAAAAAGAAAATTTTAGAAACCGCCTTAAAACTTTTTAGCGCAAAAGGCTTTAATGATGTAACAGTTGATGAAATAGTAGAAGCCAGCAAAACTTCAAAAGGCGCCTTCTATGTCCATTTCAAATCCAAATATGAAATATTCATTGAAAAATTCAGAGAAATCGATGAGTTTTACGCAAACTTTATAAGTTCAATGCCGGGGGATTTAACAGCCAGTGAAAAGATTTTATTGCTGGCAAAATCCCAAATGACTTACTTTAGAGATGATTTAGGAAAAGATTTAATGCGGACCGTCTATGTCAGCGCATTGATTCCCAACCAGCCTAAATCACTGTCAGATACCGACCGGCTTCTTTTTAAAATCATCCATTCACTCGTTGAAGAAGGCCAGGCTTCAGGAGAATTCTCTGCAGATATCCCCACCAATGAAATCACTATGCTGATCACTCGTTGTATGCGCGGGACTTTATATGACTGGCTGATATTCGGGGAAGACTTCGATTTGGTTGAAGAAGCGCAGAAGTTCATTAAAACACTTTTATTAGAAAATATTGCTGCCAAAACAAAAAGCCTTTAA
- a CDS encoding sigma-54 interaction domain-containing protein — translation MQIDLLQTELDKIIETSNNNITITDQDGIILRSNPNHWSIYGIEPDQYIGKSVYQLQEEGILSPSIHAMVLESKKPVQILQKTNTGRTVMATGFPVFSNSGEIIRAISYSQDQTEIFNLQEQYKDLEKKLVSYQNEVEELRGKESDYHGILYRSSSIEQIVRTIYRVSKTDASVLLLGPSGVGKSTFARMLHAQSSRKNDPFIEVDCSTIPETLFESEMFGYESGSFTGASKQGKQGLIEQAEQGTLFLDEIGELPLAMQAKLLRVLQEKKVMRIGGKKERQVDFRLITATNKNIEEMVEKEAFRLDLFYRINIIPLQIPPLKERREDIPILVQHYVQTINEKYSMSKKLHAVTYDILTQYNWPGNVRELENVIERVILTADEETIHPEHLPINFKNISLPVEAHATPEIEHGVFDDADWKTAIEKTEKSLLLRALERCKTTYEMADFLSLSQPSVVRKLKQYSIVRKG, via the coding sequence ATGCAGATTGATTTATTGCAAACAGAATTGGACAAGATTATCGAAACGTCGAATAATAACATCACCATTACGGATCAAGACGGCATCATTTTGCGTTCAAATCCCAATCACTGGTCCATCTATGGAATTGAACCGGATCAGTATATCGGGAAATCCGTTTATCAATTGCAAGAAGAAGGAATTTTATCCCCTTCCATTCACGCAATGGTCCTTGAAAGCAAGAAACCGGTTCAGATTCTGCAGAAGACCAATACTGGGCGAACCGTCATGGCTACTGGATTTCCTGTATTCAGCAATAGCGGCGAAATCATCCGGGCCATCAGCTACAGCCAAGACCAAACCGAAATATTCAATTTACAGGAACAATATAAAGATCTGGAAAAGAAATTGGTCAGCTATCAGAATGAAGTGGAGGAACTGAGAGGAAAAGAGTCGGATTACCACGGCATCTTGTATCGAAGTTCTTCCATCGAACAAATTGTACGAACGATTTACAGGGTCTCTAAAACAGATGCTTCTGTCCTTTTGCTCGGGCCTTCAGGCGTAGGAAAAAGCACATTCGCCCGCATGCTGCATGCCCAAAGCAGCCGAAAAAACGATCCTTTCATAGAAGTGGACTGCAGCACGATCCCTGAAACCCTATTTGAATCGGAAATGTTCGGCTATGAATCCGGCTCGTTTACCGGAGCCAGCAAGCAAGGCAAACAAGGGTTGATCGAGCAGGCTGAACAAGGAACTCTCTTTTTAGATGAAATCGGAGAATTGCCTTTAGCGATGCAAGCGAAGCTGCTGCGTGTGCTGCAAGAAAAAAAGGTGATGCGGATCGGGGGAAAAAAAGAAAGACAGGTGGATTTCCGGTTAATTACGGCAACGAATAAAAATATTGAAGAAATGGTCGAAAAAGAGGCATTTCGCTTGGACTTATTTTATCGCATCAATATCATCCCGCTTCAGATTCCTCCATTAAAGGAACGAAGAGAAGACATCCCTATTTTAGTCCAGCATTATGTACAAACGATCAACGAAAAATACAGCATGTCCAAAAAACTTCATGCCGTGACTTATGATATTTTGACCCAATACAATTGGCCAGGAAATGTGCGTGAGTTAGAAAATGTCATAGAGCGCGTCATACTGACAGCTGATGAAGAAACGATCCACCCTGAACATTTGCCCATCAATTTTAAAAATATCAGTCTTCCTGTTGAAGCTCATGCAACTCCAGAAATCGAACATGGCGTTTTTGATGATGCAGATTGGAAAACCGCCATTGAAAAAACTGAAAAATCCCTGCTGCTTAGAGCTCTGGAACGCTGTAAAACGACTTATGAAATGGCCGATTTTCTCAGCCTCAGCCAGCCGTCTGTGGTCCGGAAGCTGAAACAATACTCGATTGTCCGGAAAGGGTAA
- a CDS encoding aminotransferase family protein, with protein MLLMNTENTIQELMELDKKHFLHPTSPIGQQQEKGPSFIFTEGQGIYLTDMSGKKLIDGMSSLWNVNIGHGREEISEVAAAQMKKLAFSSCFATFSNEPAIRLAAKLAEIAPGNLSATFFTSGGSEANDTAYKLARHYWILKGQPNRQKIISRTKSYHGVSMGATSATGLKPFRDFNTSIAPDFHYAENFSTDSLLEVIEREGAHTIAAFIAEPVQGAGGVHIVPEGYFQEVRRICDEHGILFITDEVITGFGRTGTYFGIEHYDVVPDMMCFAKGVTSGYAQLGGVMISETLHKEFAELSTGTLLHGYTYSGHAMACAVALKNIEIIEQENLIANSKQMGEAMLAGFKKLQQRHDIIGEVRALGLIGAIEVVKDKQTNERFESPLVPQLVAEAANRGLIFRSVVFDGQDTLVFAPPLVISQTEVDAMINILDEVFTVVGKNLVKV; from the coding sequence ATGTTATTAATGAATACAGAAAATACAATCCAGGAATTAATGGAATTAGATAAAAAACACTTTTTACACCCTACTTCGCCAATCGGGCAGCAGCAAGAAAAAGGGCCTTCTTTCATCTTTACAGAAGGGCAAGGCATTTACTTAACTGACATGAGCGGAAAGAAATTGATCGATGGCATGTCGTCACTTTGGAATGTCAATATTGGCCACGGCCGCGAAGAAATCAGTGAAGTCGCTGCTGCGCAAATGAAGAAGCTGGCATTCAGCTCTTGCTTTGCCACATTCAGCAATGAACCCGCAATCCGTTTAGCGGCAAAACTTGCGGAAATTGCGCCCGGAAACTTGTCAGCGACGTTTTTCACTTCAGGCGGATCTGAAGCGAACGACACGGCCTATAAACTGGCGCGCCATTACTGGATACTGAAAGGACAGCCAAATCGCCAGAAAATCATTTCACGCACCAAGTCCTATCACGGCGTTTCGATGGGAGCGACAAGTGCGACGGGATTAAAACCGTTCCGGGATTTCAACACGTCAATCGCACCTGACTTCCATTATGCCGAAAACTTCTCAACTGACTCGTTGCTGGAAGTCATTGAACGTGAAGGTGCGCACACCATTGCCGCTTTTATAGCTGAACCGGTACAAGGTGCAGGCGGCGTCCACATTGTTCCTGAAGGATACTTCCAAGAAGTTCGCAGAATCTGCGATGAGCATGGCATTTTGTTCATCACTGATGAAGTGATTACAGGATTTGGGCGTACAGGAACTTACTTTGGCATCGAACATTATGATGTGGTTCCGGACATGATGTGTTTTGCAAAAGGCGTTACAAGCGGATATGCGCAATTAGGCGGCGTGATGATCTCCGAGACTCTTCACAAAGAATTTGCTGAGCTTTCGACTGGGACACTTTTACACGGCTACACATATAGCGGCCATGCAATGGCTTGTGCAGTCGCTTTGAAGAATATCGAAATCATTGAACAGGAAAATTTAATCGCCAATTCCAAGCAAATGGGTGAAGCCATGCTTGCAGGATTCAAAAAGCTTCAACAACGCCATGACATTATCGGAGAAGTGAGAGCTCTTGGTTTGATAGGGGCAATCGAAGTAGTCAAAGACAAACAGACAAACGAAAGATTTGAATCACCATTAGTGCCGCAGCTCGTTGCCGAGGCCGCTAATAGAGGCCTGATTTTCCGTTCGGTCGTATTTGATGGGCAAGATACACTTGTGTTCGCTCCACCGTTAGTCATCAGCCAAACAGAAGTGGACGCGATGATTAACATCCTTGACGAAGTGTTTACAGTTGTTGGCAAGAATCTCGTAAAAGTATAA
- a CDS encoding MFS transporter, translated as MMKKNRRVLLASLSGSVIEWYDFYLYGTATGLVFTTLFFSNQDPAISVLLAFATFGIGYAARPVGSLIFGHYGDRIGRKSALMLTLIGMGGSSFLIGLLPTYGQIGLLAPILLVFLRLIQGISLGGEWGGAVLLATESAPKGKRGLFGSIPQLGVPLGLVAGSFSLTFIAYLTTDAQFLAWGWRIPFLFSAVLIVLALWIRGGVPETDAFQKQKDSGEIAKVPIAETFRYHRKSLFHVIGLKLGDGFFNVFLMSFVLVYATTYLDYSNEVALTALTIGCATMILTIPAIGYISDFIGRKIIYTTGLVLMFILAVPYFFLIEQSATWLYYMQAGMLGVIWASIFATQGTLFSELFPAKVRYTGLSFGYQMAAAIVGFGPMLWAVMGDNYGSSPWVFGGFMMAGLAVSLVLSLFVPDTHKVSKYESDGLPASELAEDSPPYDTEQQKVKKEKPLET; from the coding sequence ATGATGAAGAAAAACAGACGCGTTTTGCTGGCCAGTCTTTCAGGATCTGTTATTGAATGGTATGACTTTTATTTATATGGCACCGCTACAGGCTTAGTGTTTACAACGCTCTTTTTCTCAAATCAGGACCCGGCTATCTCGGTTCTTTTAGCTTTCGCAACGTTTGGGATCGGTTATGCAGCTAGACCGGTGGGAAGCCTGATCTTTGGCCATTACGGCGACAGGATAGGAAGGAAATCTGCATTAATGCTGACGCTTATCGGTATGGGAGGAAGTTCGTTTCTAATCGGATTGTTGCCGACGTACGGGCAAATTGGATTGCTTGCCCCTATCTTGCTGGTGTTTTTAAGATTAATCCAAGGGATTTCACTTGGAGGCGAATGGGGAGGAGCGGTTTTATTGGCAACCGAATCCGCTCCAAAAGGAAAGAGGGGCCTCTTTGGCTCAATTCCGCAATTAGGTGTTCCACTTGGACTGGTCGCTGGATCGTTCAGTTTGACTTTTATCGCATATTTGACAACAGATGCTCAGTTCCTGGCATGGGGCTGGCGGATTCCATTTCTATTCAGTGCCGTCCTGATTGTTTTGGCGTTGTGGATCCGTGGCGGGGTGCCTGAAACAGACGCTTTCCAAAAGCAGAAAGATAGCGGGGAAATCGCAAAAGTGCCTATTGCTGAAACATTCCGCTATCACCGCAAAAGCCTTTTCCATGTAATCGGCCTTAAACTGGGCGATGGATTTTTCAACGTATTCCTTATGTCGTTCGTTCTAGTCTATGCCACCACGTATTTGGATTATTCCAATGAAGTGGCATTGACAGCTTTAACCATCGGCTGTGCAACAATGATCCTTACGATTCCGGCAATCGGATATATTTCGGATTTCATTGGCCGGAAAATCATTTACACTACCGGTTTGGTACTGATGTTCATTTTAGCTGTTCCTTACTTTTTCCTTATCGAACAAAGTGCGACGTGGCTTTACTATATGCAAGCTGGAATGCTAGGTGTGATTTGGGCATCGATCTTTGCTACACAAGGAACTTTGTTCTCAGAATTATTCCCTGCCAAAGTGCGTTATACCGGTCTTTCTTTTGGCTATCAAATGGCTGCAGCGATCGTCGGATTCGGCCCTATGCTTTGGGCGGTAATGGGTGATAATTACGGATCATCTCCTTGGGTCTTTGGAGGTTTCATGATGGCCGGATTAGCCGTCTCGCTGGTATTGAGCTTATTCGTTCCTGATACTCATAAAGTATCAAAATACGAAAGCGATGGGTTACCGGCATCAGAACTAGCTGAAGATTCACCGCCCTATGATACAGAACAGCAGAAAGTGAAAAAAGAAAAGCCTCTTGAAACCTGA
- a CDS encoding histidinol phosphate phosphatase domain-containing protein gives MKMDYHVHLEEGPYTLNWLERTSKTFASFETPSDLKKGSKEFMIWQVKQLQDRMAYGCFSSFWLDLYLEKAKQLGLKEVGIVDHLYRFKETRSYFEKNMILDHSHPIGKVQSDWLDQVMTEKMDDFVDAIVREKEKWKLQGIELKLGIEADYFKGCEAELVELLGEYPWDFVIGSVHFIDGWGFDNPQTAYAFQKFDLKDLYNQFYATVESAIRSELFDFVAHLDNLKVFNYQVEDVAFNQKWHEAIADALVETKTATEVNAGLYYRYPVKEMCPGPSFLKTLAERGVEFTLSSDSHYPDDLGNYTAENSEKLKDLGIKRLVSFNQRMKKYHYI, from the coding sequence ATGAAGATGGATTATCACGTTCATTTGGAAGAAGGACCCTATACATTGAACTGGCTGGAACGCACTTCTAAGACCTTTGCGTCCTTCGAAACGCCAAGTGATTTGAAGAAAGGCTCGAAGGAATTTATGATCTGGCAAGTCAAGCAGTTACAAGACCGGATGGCATACGGTTGCTTTAGCAGTTTCTGGCTGGACTTGTATTTGGAAAAAGCGAAGCAGTTAGGCTTGAAGGAAGTCGGCATCGTTGACCATTTATATCGCTTTAAAGAAACACGGAGTTATTTTGAAAAAAATATGATTCTCGATCATTCTCATCCCATCGGGAAAGTTCAATCAGACTGGCTGGACCAGGTCATGACGGAGAAAATGGATGATTTTGTTGACGCAATCGTAAGGGAAAAAGAAAAATGGAAACTGCAAGGAATTGAATTGAAGCTCGGCATCGAAGCGGATTATTTTAAAGGCTGCGAAGCGGAGCTGGTGGAACTGTTAGGAGAATATCCTTGGGATTTCGTTATCGGATCCGTTCACTTTATAGACGGATGGGGATTCGATAACCCTCAAACCGCCTATGCTTTCCAGAAGTTTGATCTAAAGGATTTATACAATCAATTTTATGCCACTGTGGAAAGCGCCATCCGGTCAGAGTTATTTGATTTTGTAGCGCATTTGGATAATTTAAAAGTCTTTAACTATCAGGTGGAAGATGTGGCGTTCAATCAAAAATGGCACGAAGCCATAGCGGATGCGCTCGTCGAAACAAAAACTGCCACCGAAGTGAATGCTGGGCTGTATTACCGGTATCCGGTGAAGGAAATGTGCCCGGGACCATCCTTTTTAAAAACTTTAGCGGAGCGGGGAGTCGAATTCACTTTGTCATCCGATAGCCATTATCCGGACGATCTTGGAAATTATACAGCTGAAAATAGCGAGAAGTTAAAAGATTTGGGCATAAAAAGATTAGTGAGCTTTAATCAGCGGATGAAAAAGTATCACTATATATGA
- the nhaC gene encoding Na+/H+ antiporter NhaC, with amino-acid sequence MQTEQQEIKTKQREIETPFLLALIPLIVMIALMAITVIVFEGSPHVPLAVGAVVAAFIAWRLGYKWEDIEEGAYKGIRLALPAVVIIIVVGMIIASWIGGGVIATMIYYGLQIITPSLFLMTICIICGIVSLAIGSSWSTMGTIGVAGMGIGISMGIPAAMVAGAVISGAYFGDKMSPLSDTTNMAAGITGTNLFDHIKHMTYTTIPGLVLALIVYFFLGRQFGGAEIDKENIQNILAALNSSFVISPWLLLVPLAIVIMVMLKVPALPALMAGVFLGFMCQILVQGGNIGDAVNTLHDGFVITSGNDMVDNLFNRGGIEAMMFTVSLTIFAMVFGGILEHTGMLKAIVKQILKVAKSAGSLIAATIVSAFFTNATASEQYISILLPGRMYARAYQEKGLHSKNLSRALEDGGTLTSPLVPWNTCGVFILATLAVHPFAYAPYAVLNYAVPIIGIIMALVGYKVQFLTEDEMTQLKVKQEKMNRENELTEGV; translated from the coding sequence ATGCAAACGGAGCAGCAAGAGATTAAAACAAAGCAACGAGAGATTGAAACTCCATTTTTATTAGCACTTATTCCACTGATTGTCATGATTGCGTTAATGGCTATTACCGTTATCGTATTCGAAGGCAGTCCGCATGTGCCTTTAGCAGTAGGGGCAGTGGTTGCTGCGTTTATCGCTTGGCGACTCGGCTATAAATGGGAAGACATCGAAGAAGGGGCTTATAAAGGAATCCGTCTGGCTCTTCCGGCAGTGGTAATCATCATTGTTGTGGGGATGATTATTGCTTCTTGGATTGGTGGAGGCGTAATTGCAACTATGATCTATTACGGGTTACAAATCATCACACCTTCTTTGTTTCTGATGACCATCTGCATCATTTGTGGAATTGTTTCACTCGCAATCGGCAGTTCCTGGTCAACAATGGGAACGATCGGTGTAGCGGGCATGGGAATTGGCATAAGTATGGGAATTCCGGCGGCAATGGTGGCAGGTGCGGTTATCTCAGGTGCGTACTTCGGCGATAAGATGTCACCGCTGTCTGATACCACCAATATGGCGGCCGGCATTACGGGAACAAATCTATTCGACCATATTAAGCATATGACATATACGACGATACCGGGTCTTGTCCTTGCTTTGATCGTCTATTTTTTCCTTGGCCGTCAATTCGGCGGAGCCGAGATTGATAAAGAAAATATCCAAAATATTTTGGCAGCACTCAACAGCAGTTTCGTCATTTCGCCTTGGCTATTGCTTGTACCTTTAGCGATTGTCATCATGGTAATGCTAAAAGTACCGGCGTTGCCTGCGTTGATGGCGGGGGTATTCCTCGGCTTTATGTGCCAGATTCTTGTTCAAGGCGGAAATATTGGAGATGCGGTCAACACGCTCCATGACGGTTTTGTGATTACATCAGGAAACGATATGGTTGATAATTTATTTAACCGCGGCGGTATTGAAGCGATGATGTTTACGGTTTCCTTAACCATTTTCGCGATGGTCTTTGGGGGAATCCTAGAGCATACCGGCATGCTGAAAGCCATTGTTAAACAAATTTTGAAAGTGGCGAAATCGGCTGGCAGCTTGATCGCTGCAACCATCGTTTCGGCATTCTTCACAAATGCCACGGCTTCAGAACAATACATTTCGATTCTTCTGCCAGGCAGAATGTATGCCAGAGCATATCAGGAAAAAGGGCTGCATTCGAAAAACTTATCACGTGCTCTTGAAGATGGCGGAACTTTAACGTCACCTCTTGTTCCGTGGAACACATGCGGAGTCTTTATCCTAGCGACATTGGCAGTCCATCCTTTTGCATATGCTCCTTATGCGGTACTCAATTATGCAGTTCCAATCATCGGAATCATCATGGCACTCGTCGGTTATAAAGTACAGTTTTTGACAGAAGATGAAATGACGCAATTGAAAGTCAAACAAGAAAAAATGAATCGTGAAAACGAATTGACAGAAGGCGTCTAA